A genomic segment from Malus domestica chromosome 05, GDT2T_hap1 encodes:
- the LOC139196039 gene encoding uncharacterized protein, producing MSTPRYHQGNGQAEASNKTILDCLKKSLTNKKGKWPDELPGCLWAYRTTKRRATGETPFSLAFGSEAIIPPNIIVPSINTLLPNIEQNSKERATDLDLAEEKREQTITRIAAYQQQLLSSYNKRAKIRQFQPGDLVLRKAFITARREG from the coding sequence ATGTCCACGCCGAGGTATCATCAAGgtaatgggcaggccgaggcatccaacaagacgatcctTGACTGCCTTAAGAAGTCCCTCACcaacaaaaagggaaaatggccagatgagcTCCCTGggtgtctatgggcatatcgcacgactaaaagacgagcaaccggtgaaactcctttctctttggcctttggttcggaagcaatcattcctcccaacATCATCGTGCCAAGCATCAACACTCTACTGCCAAAcattgagcagaacagtaaAGAGAGGGCCACAGACTTAGATTTGGCAGAAGAGAAACGCGAGCAGaccatcacccgcatcgcagcctaccagcagcagctcCTTTCCAGCTATAATAAAAGGGCTAAGATCCGGCAATTCCAACctggagatctagtcctaagaaaggcCTTCATTACTGCCCGCAGAGaaggctaa
- the LOC103436564 gene encoding MADS-box transcription factor 23 has protein sequence MGRGKIVIRRIDNSTSRQVTFSKRRNGLLKKAKELSILCDAEVGLIVFSSTGRLYDYASTSMKSIIDRFNKQREEHHQLLNPASELKFWQREVASLRQQLRYLEECHRQLMGEELSGLSAKDLQNLESQLEMSLKGVRTKKNQIFDDEIKELNQKTNFIHQENIELYKKLDLKGKENEELQKKVYEARDMIGGNKTSQPPYSISNAYDLHAPIHLQLSQPHIQTLPGPPPQNNEVPTKQSN, from the exons ATGGGGAGAGGAAAGATTGTGATTAGAAGGATTGACAATTCGACGAGCAGGCAAGTGACCTTCTCGAAGAGAAGAAATGGGTTGCTTAAGAAGGCTAAGGAGCTATCAATCCTTTGTGATGCTGAGGTTGGATTGATTGTCTTCTCTAGCACCGGCAGGCTTTACGATTATGCTAGCACTAG CATGAAATCAATTATCGATCGTTTCAACAAACAGAGAGAGGAGCACCATCAACTGCTGAATCCTGCTTCAGAACTCAAG TTTTGGCAAAGGGAGGTAGCAAGCTTGAGGCAACAATTGCGGTACTTGGAAGAATGTCACAG GCAGTTAATGGGGGAAGAACTTTCTGGTTTGAGTGCCAAAGATCTACAGAATTTGGAAAGCCAGCTGGAGATGAGTTTGAAAGGTGTCCGGACAAAAAAG AACCAGATATTTGATGATGAAATAAAAGAATTGAACCAGAAG aCAAATTTCATACATCAAGAGAATATAGAACTCTATAAGAAGCTAGACCTCAAAGGTAAAGAGAATGAGGAACTGCAAAAGAAG GTTTATGAAGCAAGGGATATGATTGGAGGAAACAAAACTTCCCAGCCTCCATATAGCATCAGTAATGCATATGATTTGCATGCACCCATCCATCTGCAGCTAAGCCAGCCACATATTCAAACTCTGCCTGGGCCTCCACCTCAGAACAATGAAGTACCAACAAAGCAATCAAATTAG